A stretch of DNA from Streptomyces sp. NBC_01197:
AGCTGGCCGCCCACGGCGTGCCCACGGCCCTGGTCTCCGCCTCGCACCGGCGGATCATCGACCGGGTCCTCAAGTCGCTCGGCCCGGACAACTTCACCTTGACGGTCGCGGGCGACGAGGTGGCCCGGACGAAACCGCACCCGGAGCCCTATCTCGCAGCCGCGGCGGGCCTGGACGCCGATCCGGCGCGCTGCGCGGTCATCGAGGACACCGCGACCGGAGTGGCGGCGGCGGAGGCCGCAGGCTGCCGTGTAGTGGCCGTGCCCTCAGTGGCGCCGATCGCCGCAGCGGCCGGCCGGGTAGTCGTCGGGTCTCTGGAAGAAGTCGATCTGGGCTTTCTCAGGGCACTGGTCAACGGAATGCACCGAGCCGGATACTGACCGTGTCGCTTTAGTCCTGAAGGGAATCGGCGCCCGTCATCCCCCTGTATTTACGTGAGCATGAAGAGAGGGGCTTCAAGCTTTACGAAAAGCGGGTGCGGAGTGACGTTCATCACTTGACGAAGCGTCGACACGGAGGCATTCGCGTGCTGCGATAGGCGCGTCACCGCTCCGCACGTGCCCATGTGTC
This window harbors:
- a CDS encoding HAD family hydrolase, coding for MTSTVAALNTRMAEGAALQAVLLDMDGTLVDTEGVWWDAEVEVFADLGHRLDERWRDTVVGGPMTRSAGYLIEVTGADIALPELTTLLNDRFEERISGGVPLMPGALRLLTELAAHGVPTALVSASHRRIIDRVLKSLGPDNFTLTVAGDEVARTKPHPEPYLAAAAGLDADPARCAVIEDTATGVAAAEAAGCRVVAVPSVAPIAAAAGRVVVGSLEEVDLGFLRALVNGMHRAGY